The Lycium barbarum isolate Lr01 chromosome 4, ASM1917538v2, whole genome shotgun sequence nucleotide sequence AACTGCTTATGAAATAAAAGTTCAAGGCATACTGTAAACAACATCTTCTTGATCCTTGCAAGAGTCCAAGATTAACTTCTACCTCAAGCATCAGATTCAATAAAAAATATCTCCAGAATTGCAGAGGCATGGAAACATCTACATTTCTGTAGAACTTTTTTGAACAACCACAGATATCCATTAGATGTTCATCTAATAGACATGTAAGTTGTAACACATACCATCAGAGTTAAAATTCAACTCAGCCCCTAGCTGATAAACTTGAACCATATTTTGCAATTTTtccacttattttattttattttattttttataaccgtggtgtccgggccagctctcgggcacctcgactaattccacaggATACCTGTCACCTCCCACCCGCAATAAGTACCAGGTAACTCTGTCTAACAAGGCCagaacagatgggaagaaatcacctagtgttttgtcTCTGCTGGGAATTGAAtttgagacctcatggttctcaacccacttcattgaccactaggctacACCCTTTGGTGCATTTTGCAATTTTTCCACATGTAACTGAATATCTTGTAAAAGGCATAGATCTTTGGCATTCCTTAGTCATTTTAGAttgaaaaggaacaaataaaagATCAGCCTAGCTACATATACTAAAAGTAGGTTCTCCAACTTATGAGTTCCACCGTGAGTGTAATGCATAAAAGCAGCAACCCTCTTTCTTTCCTTCGAAATTTAATCCGACTTCCCCGAGTCAACCGAAGAACAGCAACTTTACACATTAATAtttatttaccatctagttcaaATCTATACTTGGTAAATGGTGATGCAAGAATTACCCTTTTTTTGAAAAATTACCTAATTTTGGCGATTGTAAAATGTTTTCTTTTctaaaatatttctttttctctttgatGAAGTAATTGTATTTCATTCAAAAGGATGAAAAAATACAATATAGTAGAGTAGATCACTGCATAGAGTTTGTAGTGTTGGCTCCTCTATTTTTTATTTGCGTTTTATTTGTTAATTCTAACATTAATACTACTACGCCTCAATTCCAAGCACGTTGGGGTTGGATATATGGACCCTCACTGACCATACAATTCCATTTAAGCTCGTCTTAGACCCATATTACTAATTTTAGCATTCATAAATAAACTTCCTATTATAAGAATGAGCAAGTGAGCAACCTTAACCAATCTGCTACACGTCAACAGAAAATGCCTAAAATTCACTCTATCTTTAGTGCATTTTACTGCAAGAACAGACGTTGCTCATAAAGCAAATTATTAAAGCTAGTTACCTGTATACATAAACATAAATACTCCTTTATcattaaagaaaaaaaacattAAGACTCCTAACAAGAACCATACTCAATCCAATCATTTCTTTAATGTAACCTGACTCAAACATAAAGACACTCTGCTCTCTGGAGTTGATTGCAAGGTAGCTAGTTGCCCATATTTTTTTACTCCACTCATAAGCTAGCAATGTCATGGAACATAGACAGAAAACAAAGAAGGTACCTGTTGCACCAGCTAATATATTTCATCATCAGGGATTTCTGGGTTCAAAAATTTCTTAGGATCCTGGATCATTTCTTGATAATTCAATGTAGATTTAACCCTTTCAGGAACGGGCATAAGTGGAATGATGCTATCTCTATCAATAACACCGTCAATGAGCCCATATTCGACAGCTTCAATAGGGGACATGTAACGATCTCTATCAATATCTTTCATAACTTGTTCATGTGATCGTCCAGTGCaattggaaataattttggtAACATTGTCCTTGTTATGCATTATTTCTCGGGCTTGAATTTCCACATCTATTGCCTGACCGCTTGCACCTCCAAGTGGTTGATGTATCATAATTCGAGTATTAGGCATTGCGTAGCGCTTTCCTTTGGTACCACCACCAAGGATTATTGAAGCGGTGGAAGCTGAAATGCCAAGTGCAACTGTGGATACATCGGCCCTCACCAACTGCACAACGTCAAAGATAGCCATTGTTGCGCTGGTAAACAGAAAGAAGTACATCAGAAGAGAGAAAAGGTAAAAGTATTGCTATAGAAGATTCCACATTTTTTATTAACAAAATGACATGAATGCGTGGAGACAAGATAAGATAAACATGTGAATGCTGACAGAACTGAAGTTTTCaaattgaaaaattaaattttgatgCATGGGCCTCGCATGCTCACTCGGCCTTCAGCACGGATGTATCAAAAAGTTGGGCCTGACTCTGAAATCTTTACAATATACAGTGAGTGGAAACCAATTCTATGCAATTACAAATAAAGTTCAATTCGCAGTTATTAACTCAAATGAACAGATCAAATCCAAGAGAGGACAAAGAAATTTAACATGATATGGGGGGACTGGGAGAGCATAGAAACATGATATAGAGGCTATTACACTCAATAAAGATAAGTGCAAAAGGAACAAAAAATGAGGCACTAGATCATCAGTTTTTGacaaaattaaagtaaaaagAAGACAAGTGCaacctagtggtcaatgaagtgggcaTGAGGTTTCAGGTTCAACTCCTAGAAGAGAcaaaaaaacactaggtgatttcttcccatctgtccaAGCCATagtggacagagttacctggtacctATTATGGTGGGAGGTAGCAAGTACCTCGTGGTAGTTGATTAGAAAAGCGTAAATTTTTTACATTAACGATAAGTAGGTTAAAAGAATTGTTTTAAAGAATCAAAACAAGGGAGGTATCGTAAACACACTTCATCAAAAGTAGTATCGTAAACACAAGGGAGATTAGTGTTTTTTATAAGCCAAAAGGGAGGTTAGTGTTACGAACCAAAACTTGAGAGAGAGGCCTATGAAATTACCCCACCCAACCCCCAATAAGTTCCTTACATGCACCTACATTCATAACAGTTGTTCTTAATTTCCCATATGTCTgaataattaattgttgtttcTGCCTTAGGTTGGGTAGTTGAACCATTTTGTCTAAAGTTAAGAACCATTTTGGGAAATTAAGAACTATTAGAAGTCGATAGTAATGCTTGCCATTTAAAAAAACGATTAGAAGTCAATAACATAGAGGAAAAGATTTTTTGATGACTTTAAGAAAACAAAAGTAAGCCAACAGGGATCTCCTTTAATAAGGTAAAGATATAAGGGGAGGCAGCAAATATTGAGGCTACTGCATGATTCTCTAGAATAACATTTTTATCATGTGTAGGCTCTCTACTCTCTAGAACAACATTGGTGCACTTTCAATGAACTCTAGTATCTCG carries:
- the LOC132635429 gene encoding ATP-dependent Clp protease proteolytic subunit 4, chloroplastic; amino-acid sequence: MDSLTLSTFLSPNYPSFNLPNRSIPKLSPTFCKTPFSSLKSSLTTSHQQFTSKTLEDDEKLSLLLASSPQTPATAMRGAEADAMGLLFRERIVFLGNNIDDFIADSIISQLLLLDAMDSKKDIRLFINSPGGSLSATMAIFDVVQLVRADVSTVALGISASTASIILGGGTKGKRYAMPNTRIMIHQPLGGASGQAIDVEIQAREIMHNKDNVTKIISNCTGRSHEQVMKDIDRDRYMSPIEAVEYGLIDGVIDRDSIIPLMPVPERVKSTLNYQEMIQDPKKFLNPEIPDDEIY